The genomic region TTGCTTTAACATATCATGATGGGCATATCGTTTATGAAGGTTCACATGAATATATGAATATTGAGTCTGAGCTCACAGGCTTGCCAATGAAAAAGGTTGATGATTTAAAAACATATATCCAAGGGCCTGTCCCTAAAGCAATGGGCGTCGATTATGAGACGCATATCAGTGAGTTAATGGCTCATATGTCAGAAGGCTTTAATGAAAAAATAGATGCGACAACGAGTAAACCTTACTTTTTAGAATTTATGTGTAAAGGCGTATCAAAAGGAGCAGCGATTCAAGATTTAGCTGAACGATTGAATTTAGATACGCGTAATATGATTGCATTCGGGGATAGTCGAAATGATATAGAGATGTTTAAACAAGTGGGGACAGCTGTCGCAATGGATAATGCATCAGATAGTGTAAAAGAATACGCCACAATGGTGACAAAATCGCATGATGAAGATGGGATTCCTTATGCACTTAAA from Staphylococcus felis harbors:
- a CDS encoding HAD family hydrolase produces the protein MKPDLIIMDMDDTLMTSNNEMSKVTKEYLLSIQRAGYRIALASGRPTEGMIQTAKNLEMDVNQSYIMSYNGAQTIDLSNNTVVSSQMIDKSAFDEIIDFCRDNQLFALTYHDGHIVYEGSHEYMNIESELTGLPMKKVDDLKTYIQGPVPKAMGVDYETHISELMAHMSEGFNEKIDATTSKPYFLEFMCKGVSKGAAIQDLAERLNLDTRNMIAFGDSRNDIEMFKQVGTAVAMDNASDSVKEYATMVTKSHDEDGIPYALKQLLD